Proteins encoded in a region of the Raphanus sativus cultivar WK10039 chromosome 8, ASM80110v3, whole genome shotgun sequence genome:
- the LOC108820516 gene encoding pentatricopeptide repeat-containing protein At1g09220, mitochondrial encodes MFLFASCRPIARLSYTIIKRSYTNLSIQHLSSLLRKNESNPRIIHQLHSHFTTAGLLLLPREQDSKKLLLFNPLLRCYSLGETPLRAYFLYDQLQQLHFLSDHDRLPPFDSFTYVFLLKATSNPLLGIGLHGLTLKLGFEFHVYVRTALVGMYLAAGNRVDAYKVFDEMPERSSVTWNVMITGLTNMGEFEKALCLLEKMPNRTVVSWTTLIDGYARVNKPKEAILLFWRMVACDAIKPNEITVLAILPAVWSFGDLRMCGSVHSYVVKTGFVPCDIRVTNSLIDAYAKCGCIQRSLKVFLEVPNERKNLVSWTTMISAFAMHGMGKEAISMFKDMERLGLKPNRVTMISVLNACSHGGLAEEEFLEFFNKMVSKYKITPDVKHYGCLVDMLRRKGRLEEAERIALDIPSDQKAVVWRMLLGACSVYDDPEMAERVTKKLMELERSHGGDYVLMSNIFCGTGRFTDAQRFRKLMDVRGVAKLPGHSQLT; translated from the coding sequence ATGTTCTTGTTTGCATCATGTAGACCCATCGCTCGTCTCTCTTACACAATCATCAAGCGTTCTTACACCAACCTCTCGATTCAACACCTTAGCTCTCTTCTGCGCAAGAACGAATCAAATCCTAGGATCATCCACCAGCTCCACTCTCACTTCACCACTGCtgggcttcttcttcttcctcgagaACAAGACTCTAAGAAACTTCTCCTATTCAATCCTCTGCTTCGATGCTATTCTCTTGGCGAAACACCTCTCCGTGCTTACTTCCTCTACGACCAGCTCCAACAGCTTCACTTCCTGTCTGATCACGACAGACTTCCTCCTTTCGATAGCTTCACTTACGTCTTTCTTCTGAAAGCGACTTCGAATCCACTACTTGGGATTGGACTCCATGGGTTGACGCTAAAACTGGGTTTCGAGTTTCATGTCTACGTGCGGACAGCTTTGGTCGGGATGTATCTTGCTGCTGGAAACAGAGTCGATGCTTACAaagtgttcgacgaaatgcctgAGAGAAGTTCTGTAACTTGGAATGTGATGATCACTGGCCTAACTAATATGGGAGAGTTCGAGAAAGCTCTCTGCTTGTTGGAGAAGATGCCGAATCGAACAGTAGTGTCGTGGACCACTCTCATCGATGGCTATGCACGTGTGAATAAACCTAAGGAAGCTATACTCTTGTTCTGGAGAATGGTCGCTTGTGACGCAATCAAGCCAAACGAGATCACCGTTCTCGCGATTCTTCCAGCTGTTTGGAGCTTTGGAGATCTAAGAATGTGCGGGTCGGTTCATAGTTACGTTGTGAAAACAGGGTTTGTTCCATGTGACATCCGCGTGACAAACTCTCTCATCGACGCTTATGCAAAATGTGGGTGTATCCAAAGGTCGTTGAAGGTTTTCTTAGAGGTTCCGAACGAAAGAAAGAATCTTGTATCGTGGACAACGATGATCTCTGCGTTTGCAATGCACGGGATGGGCAAAGAAGCTATCAGTATGTTCAAAGACATGGAGAGGTTGGGATTAAAACCGAACAGAGTGACCATGATCAGCGTTTTAAACGCTTGTAGCCACGGAGGCTTAGCGGAAGAAGAGTTTCTAGAGTTTTTCAACAAGATGGTAAGCAAGTACAAGATCACGCCGGATGTGAAGCACTATGGATGTCTAGTAGATATGCTGAGAAGAAAAGGAAGACTAGAGGAAGCGGAGAGGATCGCTTTGGATATTCCGTCTGACCAGAAGGCTGTGGTTTGGAGAATGCTGCTTGGAGCTTGTAGCGTTTATGATGATCCTGAAATGGCGGAGAGGGTTACTAAGAAGCTGATGGAGTTGGAGAGAAGCCATGGAGGTGACTATGTGCTTATGTCTAACATCTTTTGTGGTACTGGAAGATTCACTGATGCTCAGAGGTTCCGGAAACTGATGGATGTTAGAGGTGTAGCTAAACTTCCAGGACATTCACAGTTGACATAG
- the LOC108820514 gene encoding importin subunit alpha-4-like, which produces MSLRPSTRAELRKKIYKTGVDADEARRRREDNLVEIRKNKREDSLLKKRREGMMLQQQQPIGAGLDALQSAAAVEKRLEGIPMMVQGVYSDDPQAQLEATTQFRKLLSIERSPPIDEVIKAGVIPRFVEFLGRQDHPQLQFEAAWALTNVASGTSDHTRVVIDHGAVPIFVELLSSASDDVREQAVWALGNVAGDSPNCRNLVLSCGALIPLLSQLNENSKLSMLRNATWTLSNFCRGKPPTPFEEVKPALPVLRQLIYLNDEEVLTDACWALSYLSDGPNDKIQAVIQAGVCPRLVELLSHPSPTVLIPALRTVGNIVTGDDSQTQFIIDSGVLPHLYNLLTQNHKKSIKKEACWTISNITAGNQAQIEAVVGAGLVLPLVHLLQNAEFDIKKEAAWAISNATSGGSHEQIQYLVNQGCIKPLCDLLICPDPRIVTVCLEGLENILKISEADKEMGLNGGVNLYAQIIEEADGLDKIENLQSHDNNEIYEKAVKILERYWAEEEDEEQILPDGVSENPQQGFSFGNNQTAPPPGGFKFG; this is translated from the exons ATGTCGCTGAGGCCGAGCACACGCGCGGagctgaggaagaagatataCAAGACAGGTGTCGATGCCGATGAAGCCAGGCGGAGGAGAGAAGACAATCTCGTCGAGATCAGAAAAAACAAGCGCGAGGACAGTCTCCTCAAGAAACGACGAGAAGGGATGATGCTCCAGCAGCAGCAGCCTATCGGAGCTGGTCTCGATGCCCTCCAGAGCGCTGCCGCCGTTGAGAAACGA TTGGAAGGTATCCCGATGATGGTACAAGGTGTTTATTCTGATGATCCTCAAGCTCAGCTTGAAGCCACTACTCAATTTAGAAAGTTGTTGTCTATAG AGCGCAGTCCTCCAATAGATGAAGTGATCAAAGCAGGTGTTATCCCACGTTTTGTGGAGTTTCTTGGAAGGCAAGACCATCCACAACTGCAGTTTGAGGCTGCATGGGCTTTGACCAACGTTGCGTCAGGAACATCAGATCATACTCGGGTTGTGATTGATCATGGGGCGGTACCTATCTTCGTTGAGCTTCTTAGCTCTGCTAGTGATGACGTTCGAGAGCAG GCGGTGTGGGCCTTGGGGAATGTTGCTGGAGACTCCCCAAACTGCAGGAATCTTGTTCTCAGCTGTGGTGCTCTTATACCCTTGCTGTCTCAGTTAAACGAAAATTCAAAGTTATCCATGCTAAGGAATGCTACATGGACCTTGTCCAACTTTTGTCGTGGGAAACCACCAACACCATTTGAAGAG GTGAAGCCTGCCCTGCCAGTTCTTCGGCAGCTTATCTATCTAAATGATGAAGAAGTTCTCACCGATGCATGCTGGGCTCTATCCTACCTTTCAGATGGCCCTAATGATAAAATTCAGGCTGTGATCCAGGCAGGTGTCTGTCCACGACTTGTTGAGCTTCTGAG TCACCCATCACCTACGGTTCTCATCCCTGCACTTCGAACTGTTGGGAACATTGTAACCGGTGATGACTCTCAGACACAG TTTATAATTGACAGTGGTGTACTTCCACACCTTTATAATTTGCTTACGCAAAATCACaagaaaagtattaaaaaaGAAGCTTGTTGGACTATCTCAAATATCACTGCTGGGAACCAAGCTCAGATAGAG GCTGTGGTCGGTGCTGGATTAGTACTTCCTCTTGTGCACTTGCTCCAGAACGCTGAGTTCGATATAAAGAAGGAAGCTGCATGGGCCATTTCCAATGCCACATCAGGAGGGTCTCACGAGCAGATTCA ATATTTGGTCAACCAAGGCTGCATCAAACCTCTTTGTGATCTACTAATCTGCCCTGATCCGAGGATTGTGACAGTGTGCCTAGAAGGGCTTGAAAACATCCTCAAGATCAGTGAGGCTGACAAGGAGATGGGATTAAACGGTGGGGTGAATCTCTATGCTCAGATAATAGAAGAGGCTGATGGATTGGACAAAATCGAAAACCTTCAGTCCCATGATAACAACGAGATTTATGAGAAGGCTGTTAAGATCTTGGAGAGATATTgggctgaagaagaagatgaagagcaGATTCTGCCAGACGGTGTGAGTGAGAATCCACAGCAAGGCTTCAGTTTCGGGAATAACCAGACAGCTCCTCCCCCTGGTGGATTTAAGTTTGGCTAA
- the LOC130498756 gene encoding rhodanese-like domain-containing protein 6 has protein sequence MGTSSCGDGKFGVLLYYKYTSVPDLDELVAFYESSCNSLGLLGRVRLSTHGVNVTGRTGSLARRTGSLAKKLKNVAELVFIDAPHELQFIYQTATTPPPLVACNKKFAWLVSPEFDKPSETGWTIAQSQFDPLQYQNQTEGFDKSLTYLKKAFAEKGPFDGILGFSQGAAMAAAAVCAKQERLLGEIDFRFCVLCSGFTPWPLMEKKEQGSIKCPSLHIFGSQPEKDRQIVTQASSELAGLFDEGCSTVIEHDFGHIIPTKSPYIDEIKAFLNQFV, from the exons ATGGGAACGAGTTCGTGTGGCGATGGCAAGTTCGGGGTGTTGCTATATTACAAGTACACCTCTGTTCCTGATCTAGATGAGCTCGTTGCCTTCTATGAATCTAGCTGCAACTCACTCGGTCTACTCGGACGAGTCAGGCTCTCCACTCATGGCGTCAATGTCACCGGGAGGACAGGATCACTAGCAA GGAGGACAGGATCACTAGCAAAGAAACTGAAGAATGTCGCCGAGCTTGTGTTCATTGATGCGCCGCACGAACTACAGTTTATCTACCAGACTGCAACCACCCCTCCTCCACTCGTGGCATGCAACAAGAAGTTTGCGTGGTTGGTGTCACCAGAGTTTGATAAGCCGAGTGAAACAGGCTGGACAATTGCCCAATCCCAGTTTGATCCACTGCAGTATCAGAACCAAACCGAAGGGTTTGACAAATCGTTGACATACTTAAAGAAAGCTTTTGCAGAGAAAGGTCCTTTTGATGGCATTCTAGGATTCTCTCAAGGAGCAGCAATGGCTGCTGCAGCTGTATGCGCGAAACAAGAGCGGCTCTTAGGTGAAATAGACTTCAGGTTCTGCGTGTTGTGCTCAGGTTTCACTCCTTGGCCTTTGATGGAGAAGAAAGAGCAAGGGTCGATCAAGTGCCCTTCACTTCACATTTTCGGAAGCCAGCCTGAAAAAGACAGACAGATTGTGACTCAAGCAAGCTCAGAGTTGGCGGGGCTGTTTGATGAAGGATGCTCCACCGTAATAGAGCACGACTTTGGCCACATCATTCCCACCAAGTCTCCTTATATTGATGAGATTAAAGCTTTTCTTAACCAATTCGTTTGA
- the LOC108820523 gene encoding uncharacterized protein LOC108820523, whose protein sequence is MAAEVVKDVGRAIDEEEPVGEKREREEEAETLAPWEQHASIISIPRFDYTAPSSLLHHSHSGFLVTCGIKREKSATKEVMSILVKVLSPIGEEKAEVLKSSDASKRQKLCAQETVEDEAKIEPLNADAQEAGEKPNAEDLKSAKESVSEEHKSLMSLVKLTKSGLLLFTFPVGNSTDTTDIVSRIFQFMESGALKAPVWCHRIFPVQATCALTEKELQETVSKLVQRFVDDKQNTLSKPVKFAAAYSRRGVEETKGKIQKASEVLEQCPLLDRNKCFETVAAGVKAIVPDSAVDLKSPELCVLVELLPLSRIPNGSYVAAVSVLPHRLVSTKPKLVIKPLVAETKQKKKGQN, encoded by the exons ATGGCTGCTGAAGTAGTGAAGGATGTTGGAAGAGCAATCGATGAGGAGGAGCCTGTTGgtgaaaagagagaaagagaagaggaagctgaaacattGGCGCCGTGGGAGCAACACGCGAGCATCATAAGCATCCCTCGTTTCGACTACACAGCTCCTTCTTCTCTGCTTCATCATTCTCATTCCGGCTTCCTCGTCACCTGTGGCATCA AAAGGGAGAAGAGTGCTACCAAAGAGGTCATGTCCATCCTTGTAAAGGTGTTATCGCCTATAGGTGAGGAGAAAGCTGAAGTTTTGAAGTCTTCTGATGCATCTAAAAGACAAAAACTTTGTGCACAAGAGACAGTAGAAGACGAAGCCAAGATCGAACCTCTCAATGCTGATGCTCAGGAAGCAG GTGAAAAGCCAAATGCTGAGGATCTCAAATCGGCCAAAGAGAGCGTCAGTGAAGAACATAAGTCTCTCATGTCATTGGTTAAGCTGACAAAGAGTGGCTTGCTTCTTTTCACTTTCCCTGTTGGAAACTCTACGGATACTACAGATATCGTGTCGAGAATCTTCCAGTTTATGGAATCTGGAGCTCTGAAGGCACCTGT ATGGTGCCATCGGATATTCCCTGTTCAAGCCACATGTGCTTTGACAGAGAAAGAACTTCAGGAAACAGTATCAAAGCTTGTTCAGCGGTTTGTTGATGATAAACAAAACACACTATCCAAACCTGTGAAG TTTGCAGCTGCGTATAGCCGAAGAGGTGTGGAGGAGACGAAAGGAAAGATTCAGAAAGCATCAGAGGTTCTAGAACAATGTCCTTTACTGGACCGCAATAAATGCTTTGAAACTGTTGCGGCCGGAGTGAAAGCCATTGTACCTGACTCAGCTGTGGATCTCAAATCTCCAGAG TTATGCGTTCTGGTGGAGCTCCTACCGCTCTCTAGAATACCAAATGGATCCTATGTAGCTGCTGTTTCAGTGCTCCCACATAGGCTAGTCAGCACAAAGCCTAAACTCGTGATCAAGCCTCTTGTCGCTGAGacaaaacagaagaagaagggaCAAAACTGA
- the LOC108822672 gene encoding intermediate cleaving peptidase 55, mitochondrial has product MQVLARNLVRRVSRSQVISRYAYSTQRVRDIGQPTPASHPHLMAEGELTPGIRIEEYIGRRKKLAELLPQNSLAIISSAPVKMMTDVVPYTFRQEADYLYLTGCQQPGGVAVLSAEHGLCMFMPETTPNDIAWQGEVAGVDAASEVFKAEQAYPMSKLPEILSGMIRKSSKVFHNDQTASQKYTKLDEFKNSASLGKVKSLSSLTHELRLIKSPAELKLMRESASIACQGLLKTMLHSKGCPDEGILAAKVEYECRIRGAQRMAFNPVVGGGSNASVIHYSRNDQRIKDVDLVLLDMGCELHGYLSDLTRTWPPCGKFSSLQEELYDLILQTNKESIKLCKPGTTIRQLNTYSADMLCDGLMKMGILKNRRLYGHLNPTSIGHYLGMDVHDSSSVGYDRPLEPGSVITIEPGVYIPSSFNCPERFQGIGIRIEDDVLITETGYEVLTGSMPKEIKHIETLLNNHCHENAAQSLASFSS; this is encoded by the exons atGCAAGTACTTGCGCGGAATCTAGTTCGGAGAGTCTCAAGAAGCCAG GTCATCAGTCGCTATGCGTATTCAACTCAACGGGTCAGAGACATTGGTCAGCCAACTCCAGCATCTCATCCTCAT TTAATGGCGGAAGGAGAGCTCACACCAGGAATAAGAATAGAGGAATACATCGGTCGAAGGAAGAAACTTGCTGAGCTTCTTCCTCAGAACAGCTTAGCCATCATATCTTCTGCCCCCGTGAAGATGATGACAGACGTTGTTCCGTATACGTTCAGACAAGAGGCTGATTATCTGTACCTAACTGGCTGCCAACAACCAGGTGGTGTGGCTGTTTTAAGCGCTGAACACGGTTTATGCATGTTCATGCCGGAAACAACTCCCAAT GACATTGCTTGGCAAGGAGAAGTAGCTGGAGTCGATGCAGCGTCTGAAGTCTTCAAGGCAGAACAAGCATATCCGATGAGTAAATTACCAGag ATTCTTTCAGGCATGATAAGAAAATCTTCAAAGGTGTTTCACAATGATCAAACGGCCTCGCAAAAGTACACAAAGTTGGATGAGTTTAAAAATTCAGCATCTCTTGGCAAAGTGAAGTCTCTTTCAAGTTTAACCCATGAGCTGAGGTTAATTAAATCACCTGCAGAGCTCAAATTGATGAGAGAGTCTGCATCTATTGCCTGCCAG GGACTTCTGAAAACAATGCTACATTCAAAAGGGTGTCCTGATGAAGGCATCTTGGCGGCCAAAGTTGAGTATGAGTGTCGTATAAGAGGTGCTCAGCGAATGGC ATTCAATCCTGTAGTTGGTGGCGGTTCTAATGCCAGTGTGATCCACTATTCACGAAATGATCAGCGA ATAAAAGATGTTGATCTTGTCTTGTTGGACATGGGTTGTGAGTTACATGGTTATCTTAGTGATCTTACTAGGACATGGCCACCTTGCGGAAAATTCAGTTCTCTTCAG GAAGAGCTATATGATCTTATACTACAGACAAACAAAGAGTCCATAAAGCTATGCAAGCCTGGTACAACCATCCGCCAACTAAACACATACTCG GCCGATATGTTGTGCGATGGACTGATGAAGATGGGCATCTTGAAGAATCGTAGACTGTATGGACATCTGAATCCAACCTCCATAG GTCACTACCTTGGGATGGATGTGCATGATTCTTCTTCTGTAGGATATGACCGCCCTCTGGAACCTGGTTCT GTGATCACGATTGAGCCAGGAGTCTACATTCCATCATCATTCAACTGCCCTGAAAG ATTCCAAGGGATAGGGATAAGGATTGAGGATGACGTTCTGATCACTGAGACAGGCTACGAGGTGCTAACAGGGTCAATGCCTAAGGAGATCAAACATATAGAGACACTATTGAACAACCACTGCCATGAAAACGCTGCGCAGAGCTTGGCCAGTTTCTCTTCCTAA
- the LOC108820526 gene encoding uncharacterized protein LOC108820526 encodes MGLVTEEVRAKAEMYTGDEICREKTKCFLEEISMPNGLLPLKDIEEVGYDRESGVVWLKQKQSITHKFEKIDKLVSYGTEVTAVVQTGKIKKLTGVKAKELLIWVSISDIYTDDKEKITFKSPTTLSRTFPVSAFVVPEEVEPAKEEPLKEKISEAAEVKEAVAVKEA; translated from the coding sequence ATGGGTTTGGTCACAGAGGAGGTGAGAGCTAAGGCAGAGATGTACACCGGAGATGAGATATGCAGAGAGAAGACAAAATGTTTCCTCGAGGAAATATCTATGCCTAATGGCTTACTACCATTGAAGGACATTGAAGAGGTTGGGTATGACAGAGAGTCAGGTGTCGTGTGGCTGAAGCAGAAACAGAGCATCACCCACAAGTTTGAAAAGATCGATAAGCTTGTCTCCTACGGAACCGAGGTCACTGCCGTGGTCCAGACCGGCAAGATCAAGAAGCTCACTGGAGTCAAGGCCAAGGAGCTTCTTATCTGGGTCTCTATCAGTGATATCTATACAGATGACAAAGAGAAGATCACTTTCAAGTCACCAACCACACTGTCTAGGACTTTCCCTGTCTCAGCTTTTGTAGTCCCAGAGGAAGTGGAACCTGCCAAGGAAGAACCTCTCAAGGAGAAGATCAGTGAAGCCGCCGAGGTCAAGGAGGCTGTTGCAGTCAAGGAGGCCTAA
- the LOC108820529 gene encoding Golgi apparatus membrane protein-like protein ECHIDNA: protein MDPNQPPVENYANPKTCLFHVLFKGAALAFYILSALFFNSFVIIFVVTVLLAALDFWVVKNVSGRILVGLRWWNEINDLGESVWKFESLDQESLARMNKKDSWLFWWTLYLAAAAWLVLGIFSLIRFQADYLLVVGVCLSLNVANIIGFTKCKKDAKKQFQQFASQTIASRFQSTVQSAFTLV from the exons ATGGATCCTAACCAG CCACCAGTTGAAAACTATGCGAACCCAAAGACGTGTCTCTTCCATGTTCTCTTCAAG GGTGCTGCGTTGGCGTTTTACATTCTCTCGGCTCTCTTCTTCAACAGCTTTGTCATTATCTTTGTGGTGACTGTTCTTCTTGCGGCACTTGACTTCTGGGTGGTTAAGAATGTGAGTGGACGTATACTGGTTGGTCTCAGGTGGTGGAACGAGATCAATGACTTGGGTGAAAGTGTGTGGAAGTTTGAGTCTCTTGACCAGGAG TCCTTGGCTCGGATGAACAAGAAAGACTCGTGGCTTTTCTGGTGGACGCTTTACCTTGCA GCAGCTGCGTGGTTAGTCCTTGGGATATTTTCACTGATAAGGTTTCAGGCCGACTATCTGCTTGTTGTCGGTGTTTGCTTGTCCCTCAACGTGGCTAATATCATCGGTTTCACAAAGTGCAAGAAAG ATGCAAAGAaacagtttcagcagtttgCCTCACAGACAATCGCATCACGGTTTCAGTCCACAGTACAATCTGCCTTCACCCTTGtctga